In the Helianthus annuus cultivar XRQ/B chromosome 11, HanXRQr2.0-SUNRISE, whole genome shotgun sequence genome, one interval contains:
- the LOC110890760 gene encoding polygalacturonase, translated as MKMTNHFLLVITITTTVLFTETAVAAATYNVDKLGAKPDGKTDSTKAFMAAWSRACGSEKPAIMYVPKGTYMVGGMLFSGPCKNGNVTVQIDGALKAPSNYSVLAKAQSWLLLQHVQGVNIVGGVMDANGAGLWDCKSSGSKNCPDGATTLSIFNSKNVNVYGLTSVNSQMFHIVVNGCRDVRVVGVTVEAPWNSPNTDGIHVQLSTRVTILDSKISTGDDCVSIGPGATNLWIENVGCGPGHGISIGSLGKDFDEQGVKNVTVKRVNFKNTDNGFRIKSWARSSKGFVDGVLFQNAVMTNVQNPIIIDQNYCPSHKNCPKEVSGVKISHVKYQDIHGTSATEVAVKFDCSKKYPCKGIKMQDVNLSFTKQAPASAYCANAGGTCSGVMKPTSCL; from the exons ATGAAAATGACCAATCATTTTCTTCTAGttatcaccatcaccaccaccgtaTTATTCACCGAAACCGCCGTTGCCGCCGCCACATACAATGTGGACAAACTGGGGGCAAAACCAGACGGTAAAACCGACTCGACCAAGGCCTTTATGGCTGCATGGTCACGTGCATGTGGCTCGGAGAAGCCCGCCATTATGTACGTTCCTAAAGGAACGTACATGGTTGGCGGGATGTTGTTCTCCGGGCCATGCAAGAACGGTAATGTTACCGTTCAGATCGACGGCGCCCTAAAGGCGCCGTCGAACTATTCTGTACTGGCTAAAGCTCAGTCGTGGCTGCTGTTACAACATGTTCAAGGGGTGAACATCGTGGGTGGTGTTATGGATGCGAATGGTGCCGGTTTGTGGGATTGTAAATCGTCTGGTTCGAAAAACTGCCCTGATGGAGCCACG ACTTTATCAATTTTCAACTCAAAGAATGTTAATGTGTATGGTTTAACTTCAGTCAACAGTCAAATGTTTCACATTGTGGTGAACGGTTGCCGAGACGTGAGAGTGGTGGGGGTAACCGTTGAGGCACCGTGGAACAGCCCCAACACCGACGGCATCCACGTCCAGTTGTCCACCCGAGTCACCATCTTGGACTCCAAGATCAGCACCGGGGATGACTGTGTCTCCATCGGTCCCGGTGCTACCAATTTATGGATCGAAAACGTCGGTTGCGGTCCCGGCCATGGCATTAG CATTGGAAGTTTAGGTAAGGATTTTGACGAACAGGGTGTGAAAAACGTGACAGTGAAAAGGGTTAACTTTAAGAACACCGACAACGGTTTTAGGATCAAGTCATGGGCGCGATCAAGCAAGGGATTCGTTGACGGCGTTTTGTTCCAGAACGCCGTCATGACTAACGTCCAGAACCCGATTATTATCGACCAAAATTACTGTCCTAGTCACAAGAACTGTCCCAAAGAG GTTTCCGGCGTGAAAATAAGCCACGTGAAGTATCAAGACATCCATGGGACATCAGCGACGGAAGTGGCGGTGAAGTTTGATTGCAGCAAGAAGTATCCATGTAAGGGAATCAAGATGCAAGATGTGAATTTAAGCTTCACGAAACAAGCTCCGGCGTCTGCGTATTGCGCTAACGCCGGAGGAACGTGTTCTGGGGTCATGAAACCCACAAGTTGTTTGTAA